One genomic region from Arthrobacter sp. YN encodes:
- a CDS encoding FAD/NAD(P)-binding protein → MAKSQTIRVALIGAGPRGTSVLERLLANWAAGSPPGTTLHLDVVDPFPAGSGHVWQPEQSRLYLMNTQSFYPTLIPEDPMLAPPLAGGSFDQWREARRRDGAGLNDAEKAELATLESNNFPSRALYGRYLRQTLAGLLERLPDGVEVTFHETTAVAARPFVNSTANSAGDGFDVELANGVTLTVGSVVLALGHIESRLNPEQRSFKRAADEQGLLYFPPAPPADVDWQSVPDNEPVLVRGMGLNFFDVMGQLTEGRGGKFVDAGAPGAGALEYRASGREPKIIAASRRGTPYRAKAGLDGYYPSSITMRYLTEDAVDRFRAAGIQPGFDHDLWPLLHRDALWAYYSTLARSQPSAIKDPAQFLADLEDALQPHAHTTTHWESSVGDLVEKHVVSSRRLNLRGLAAPLAGRTFASRRELDSAITAYLDDDARRSALGEADPVKMAIGALHTGRAILKSVVADGGITDESWLSGLRGWFESFVEGLASGAPALRSEQLAALARAGVVSFVGPDPKFSVDRAAKVFRAVSPWVHDAPAEAPTLIEAMSPANRVGMNVSPLLEQLMADGLVRTKIMMGGEGAPVQTTGLDVEPHPYRPLAANGSVTRNLYVLGLQLSAVQWGTAIAAEARPRTGPAYASGQRTLRDADEIARSILAR, encoded by the coding sequence GTGGCTAAATCGCAAACCATCCGTGTTGCCCTGATTGGGGCCGGCCCCCGGGGCACCAGCGTCCTTGAGCGGTTGCTTGCGAATTGGGCTGCCGGGAGCCCTCCGGGGACCACCCTGCACCTTGACGTGGTGGATCCGTTCCCGGCCGGCTCGGGCCATGTGTGGCAGCCCGAGCAGTCGCGCTTGTACCTGATGAACACCCAGTCTTTCTATCCGACGCTCATCCCCGAAGACCCGATGCTGGCCCCGCCGCTGGCAGGTGGTTCCTTCGACCAGTGGCGTGAGGCCCGGCGTCGTGATGGCGCGGGACTGAACGACGCCGAGAAGGCCGAGTTGGCCACCCTCGAGTCGAACAACTTCCCCAGCCGCGCGCTGTACGGCAGGTACCTGCGCCAAACCTTGGCGGGATTGCTGGAACGGCTTCCCGACGGCGTCGAGGTCACCTTCCATGAGACGACCGCCGTGGCGGCACGCCCTTTCGTGAACAGCACGGCGAACAGCGCGGGGGACGGGTTCGACGTCGAACTCGCCAACGGCGTCACCCTCACCGTCGGCTCCGTGGTCCTCGCCCTGGGGCACATTGAATCCCGGCTGAATCCGGAACAGCGTTCGTTCAAGCGCGCCGCTGACGAGCAGGGCCTGCTGTATTTCCCGCCCGCACCGCCGGCCGACGTGGACTGGCAATCCGTGCCGGATAACGAGCCCGTGCTGGTCCGGGGCATGGGATTGAACTTCTTTGACGTCATGGGCCAGCTGACGGAGGGGCGCGGGGGCAAGTTTGTTGATGCCGGTGCGCCGGGAGCCGGGGCACTGGAGTACAGGGCATCGGGGCGCGAGCCGAAAATCATTGCCGCCTCCCGCCGTGGCACGCCGTACCGGGCCAAGGCCGGCCTGGATGGCTACTACCCGAGCAGCATCACCATGCGGTACCTGACCGAAGACGCCGTGGACCGGTTCCGTGCAGCGGGAATCCAACCTGGTTTTGACCATGATCTTTGGCCGCTGTTGCACCGCGACGCCTTGTGGGCCTACTACTCAACGCTAGCGCGCTCGCAGCCCTCGGCCATCAAGGACCCTGCGCAGTTCCTCGCTGATCTTGAGGACGCGCTTCAACCGCACGCGCACACCACCACGCACTGGGAAAGCAGCGTGGGCGACCTCGTGGAGAAGCACGTTGTGTCCTCCCGCCGTCTGAACCTCCGTGGACTTGCTGCTCCGCTGGCAGGACGCACCTTTGCCTCCCGACGTGAGCTGGACTCGGCCATCACGGCCTATCTGGATGATGATGCGCGGCGATCTGCCCTCGGCGAAGCAGACCCCGTCAAGATGGCCATTGGCGCGCTCCACACCGGCCGGGCCATCCTCAAATCGGTGGTGGCAGATGGTGGCATCACGGATGAATCGTGGCTGTCAGGATTGCGCGGCTGGTTCGAGTCCTTCGTCGAAGGGCTGGCCAGCGGAGCCCCGGCACTGCGTTCGGAGCAGCTGGCCGCTTTGGCGCGTGCCGGCGTCGTGAGTTTCGTGGGCCCCGACCCGAAGTTCAGCGTGGACCGGGCAGCCAAGGTGTTCCGGGCGGTTTCGCCGTGGGTGCACGATGCGCCAGCCGAAGCACCTACTTTGATCGAGGCGATGTCGCCGGCCAACAGGGTGGGAATGAACGTCTCCCCGCTGCTGGAGCAGCTGATGGCTGATGGCCTGGTGCGGACCAAGATCATGATGGGCGGCGAGGGCGCTCCTGTGCAGACCACGGGATTGGACGTTGAACCGCATCCTTACAGGCCCCTGGCTGCGAACGGATCCGTCACAAGGAACCTGTACGTTTTGGGTCTTCAGCTCTCCGCGGTGCAGTGGGGCACAGCCATCGCTGCGGAAGCCCGGCCCCGGACCGGACCGGCCTACGCCAGCGGACAGCGGACCCTCCGGGATGCCGACGAGATTGCCCGCAGCATTCTGGCCCGCTGA
- a CDS encoding NAD(P)H-quinone oxidoreductase translates to MKAVYISEPGGPEVLEIREVPPPVPGAGEVLIDVVAAGLNRADVQQRRGFYPPPPGASDIPGLEVSGRIAAFGPGVTKAFSVGDKVVALLSGGGYAQQVAVPAEQVLRIPEGVDLITAAALPEVAATVYSNLIMTAQLQPGETVLIHGATGGIGTMAIQLAKAYGATVATTAGTDEKVGTAKAFLGADIAINYTEEDFAESLKAHNGGKGADVILDVVGAKYLQQNVDALAEYGRLIVIGLQGGTTAEINLGQLLSKRAAVIGTALRPRSVAEKGIIMSAVRESVWPMLTDGRIRPLVAKSFPLDNVKEAHQYFDSGEHVGKVLLLL, encoded by the coding sequence ATGAAAGCCGTCTACATCTCAGAGCCAGGCGGGCCCGAAGTCCTCGAAATCCGAGAAGTCCCCCCACCGGTGCCAGGCGCCGGCGAGGTCCTGATCGACGTCGTGGCTGCCGGCCTGAACCGTGCGGATGTCCAGCAGCGGCGCGGCTTCTACCCGCCACCGCCAGGCGCGTCCGACATTCCCGGGCTTGAGGTCTCCGGCCGCATTGCAGCCTTTGGTCCCGGCGTCACCAAGGCGTTCTCCGTGGGGGATAAAGTCGTTGCGCTGCTCTCCGGCGGAGGCTACGCCCAGCAGGTGGCCGTACCCGCGGAGCAGGTCCTGCGGATTCCCGAAGGCGTTGACCTCATTACCGCCGCCGCCCTGCCTGAAGTTGCCGCCACCGTCTACTCAAACCTCATCATGACCGCACAGCTGCAGCCCGGGGAGACAGTGCTCATCCATGGCGCCACAGGCGGCATCGGCACCATGGCCATCCAGTTGGCCAAGGCCTACGGCGCAACGGTAGCGACCACTGCCGGAACCGATGAGAAAGTGGGAACCGCAAAGGCCTTCCTGGGTGCCGACATCGCCATCAACTACACCGAAGAGGACTTCGCTGAAAGCCTCAAGGCGCACAATGGGGGCAAAGGCGCGGACGTGATCCTCGACGTCGTGGGTGCCAAGTACCTCCAACAGAACGTCGACGCGCTCGCCGAGTACGGCCGCCTCATCGTCATTGGCCTGCAAGGCGGGACCACCGCCGAGATCAACCTGGGCCAACTCCTCAGCAAGCGGGCGGCCGTGATTGGTACGGCGCTTCGGCCGCGGTCAGTGGCCGAAAAGGGCATCATCATGTCCGCCGTCCGCGAGTCGGTGTGGCCGATGCTCACCGACGGCAGGATCAGGCCGCTCGTGGCCAAATCCTTCCCACTGGACAATGTCAAGGAAGCCCACCAGTATTTCGACTCGGGCGAGCACGTAGGCAAGGTCCTGCTGCTCCTTTGA
- a CDS encoding ExeM/NucH family extracellular endonuclease — protein MKVRADAPTTVESTGRNGLVSGVACRPLTAAPAMAADDPSAPAGSSPVVINEAYLSGGSAGAAFKNKFVELYNSSDSPVSLAGWSLQYRSGTATAAPTGITPLTGSIPAKGYFLVQGATNSGASTAPALPTADVQATGTLNPSGTTGTLVLAKQATAVSPLPAGSVTANAAVADLLGYGTSNTFETAAATAPSGNSDVKSLNRTNGADTDSNATDFSLNATITPTASNGGGTPPTDPEPEPGVKAIADIQGTGTASPLVGSTVTTRGKVTALYATGGFNGYYVQTPGTGGDTAGAARTSSDALFVYSPTTTGTVQPGDYLELTGVVSEFANQTQLTVEAAGLKKLAEAAPEVKSTPFALPANEAARESLEGMLVAPQGDFTVTDNYSLNQYGEIGLAAGTSPLVQPTAVAAYGSPEYAAVVADNALRGIKLDDGASTNFLKDATTKAQQLPYLTTSDPVRVGSPAQFRTDVILGYGNNSWKFQPLTALNPANAGSVQPASFAGTRPEGPADVGGSLKLASFNVLNYFPTTGDQLAGCVFYTDREGNPITVKEGCNARGAANAENFERQQAKIVAAITKSGADVVSLEEIENSAQFGKERDYALSKLVEALNVKTPGVWDYVRTPANAPPLSDEDMIRTAFIYKKAVAEPVGESIIHNDTVAFASARKPLAQVFKPVGGADDKKFVAIVNHFKSKGSAATPDDTDKGQGASNIARTKQAESLLAFSKDLQASKGTDKVFLIGDFNAYAKEDPINVLTGAGYTDLEAGTGKHSYLFGGMVGSLDHILASPAAAEAVTGTDIWNINSVESVALEYSRYNNNVTNYYAADEFRASDHDPVVVGLNLTTEAPASVDLQFLGINDFHGRIDTNTVLFAGTVEKLRAAAAPGATAFISAGDNIGASLFASSVAKDQPTIDVLNALELQASAVGNHEFDGGWQDLRDRVVAGGTNAKFAYLGANVYQKGTTTPVLPEYKVLDMNGMRVAVIGTVTQEVPSLVTPAGISDLEFGDPVEAINRVAAKIKADDLADLIIVENHDGAASGTPEGATLEQEVAAGGPFAKLVNESTPDVAAIFTGHTHKEYAWDAPVLDANGQPTGKTRPIVQTGNYGENVGSVTLTVDTASKSVTAYKAAIVDRTTDTAESLVAAYPRVAAVKTIVDKALAQAAEIGNQPVGAVTADITTAFTPDPAGGAPKRDDRANESTLGNLVADSLVETLKAPELGAAEIGVVNPGGLRNELYYAPDGTITYAEANAVLPFVNNLWTTSLTGAQFKTLLEQQWQTNADGTVPSRPYQQLGLSKNINYTYDAARPAGDRITGIWVNGAVIDPSKQYRIGTFSFLATGGDNFRIFKEGSNTKDTGLVDRDAWIKYLQEHKPVSPDFARRSVAVVNSTTAGVKAGEPITLAVSKLNLTSIGSPANATLNAVFVDSKGVAVTLGSVPVTAGAATVDLKVPASAAAGTGTLVLTAVESGTVVKALVKVAESGPNPPQCTAPTKPSKWYDIVGWLRYAFAWLEYQRCLRG, from the coding sequence ATGAAAGTTAGAGCGGATGCACCAACAACAGTGGAAAGTACTGGCAGGAACGGTCTTGTCAGCGGGGTTGCTTGCCGCCCGCTGACGGCCGCTCCGGCCATGGCGGCGGATGATCCGTCCGCCCCTGCCGGCTCATCGCCGGTAGTCATCAACGAGGCATACCTCAGCGGTGGCAGTGCCGGCGCCGCGTTCAAGAACAAGTTCGTTGAGCTCTACAACTCCTCGGACTCCCCGGTCAGCCTGGCAGGCTGGTCGCTGCAGTACCGTTCAGGAACAGCCACCGCCGCACCCACGGGGATCACTCCCCTGACCGGCAGCATCCCCGCCAAGGGCTACTTCCTGGTCCAGGGAGCCACCAACAGCGGGGCTTCTACCGCCCCGGCGCTGCCCACGGCCGATGTCCAAGCCACCGGGACGCTGAACCCCAGCGGAACCACGGGAACGCTGGTCCTGGCCAAGCAGGCCACCGCTGTGTCCCCGCTGCCGGCTGGATCAGTGACGGCCAACGCCGCCGTCGCCGACCTCCTGGGCTATGGCACCTCCAACACCTTCGAAACCGCTGCGGCAACTGCACCCAGCGGCAACTCGGACGTCAAGAGCCTGAACCGTACCAACGGGGCAGACACGGACTCCAACGCCACAGACTTCAGCCTGAACGCCACCATCACGCCCACGGCTTCCAACGGCGGTGGAACCCCTCCCACGGATCCGGAGCCGGAGCCCGGCGTCAAGGCCATTGCAGACATCCAGGGAACGGGTACGGCGAGCCCCCTTGTCGGCAGCACCGTGACCACGCGCGGCAAGGTCACCGCCCTGTACGCGACCGGCGGGTTCAACGGCTACTACGTCCAGACCCCCGGAACCGGCGGCGATACTGCCGGGGCGGCCAGGACGTCGTCGGACGCTTTGTTCGTGTACTCACCCACGACCACCGGAACCGTCCAGCCGGGCGACTACCTGGAACTCACAGGTGTCGTCAGCGAATTCGCCAACCAGACCCAGCTCACGGTTGAAGCTGCAGGACTGAAGAAGCTCGCTGAGGCGGCCCCCGAGGTCAAGTCCACGCCGTTTGCTTTGCCGGCGAATGAGGCCGCGAGGGAAAGCCTCGAAGGCATGCTCGTAGCCCCCCAGGGCGACTTCACGGTCACGGATAACTACTCCCTGAACCAGTACGGCGAAATCGGCCTCGCGGCCGGGACCTCGCCCTTGGTGCAGCCCACGGCCGTGGCCGCTTACGGCTCGCCGGAATACGCCGCCGTGGTGGCGGACAACGCGCTGCGGGGCATCAAGCTCGACGACGGCGCGTCCACCAACTTCCTCAAGGATGCGACCACCAAGGCCCAGCAACTGCCGTACCTGACAACCTCGGATCCTGTCCGTGTGGGTTCGCCCGCCCAGTTCCGGACCGACGTCATCCTGGGCTACGGCAACAACTCCTGGAAGTTCCAGCCACTCACCGCACTCAACCCGGCCAACGCTGGTTCGGTCCAACCGGCCAGCTTCGCCGGTACCCGGCCCGAAGGTCCCGCCGATGTGGGAGGCAGCCTCAAGCTCGCTTCCTTCAATGTGCTGAACTACTTCCCCACCACCGGTGACCAACTGGCCGGCTGCGTCTTCTATACCGACCGCGAGGGCAACCCCATCACGGTCAAGGAAGGCTGCAACGCCCGCGGTGCTGCCAATGCGGAGAACTTCGAGCGCCAGCAGGCCAAGATCGTAGCGGCCATCACCAAGTCCGGCGCCGACGTCGTATCCCTCGAGGAAATCGAGAACTCCGCACAGTTCGGCAAGGAGCGCGACTACGCGTTGTCCAAGCTGGTGGAGGCCCTCAACGTCAAAACACCTGGCGTGTGGGACTACGTGCGGACGCCCGCCAACGCTCCCCCGCTGAGCGATGAAGACATGATCCGCACTGCGTTCATCTACAAAAAGGCCGTGGCTGAGCCCGTGGGCGAGTCCATCATCCATAACGACACCGTGGCATTCGCCAGCGCACGCAAGCCGCTGGCCCAGGTCTTCAAACCTGTTGGCGGAGCCGATGACAAGAAGTTCGTCGCGATCGTGAACCACTTCAAGTCCAAGGGCTCGGCCGCCACCCCGGACGATACCGACAAGGGCCAGGGTGCCTCGAACATTGCCCGCACCAAGCAGGCTGAATCGCTGCTCGCCTTCTCGAAGGATCTTCAGGCGTCCAAGGGCACGGACAAGGTCTTCCTGATCGGTGACTTCAACGCCTACGCCAAGGAGGACCCCATCAATGTCCTGACGGGCGCGGGCTACACGGACCTTGAAGCCGGCACCGGCAAGCACTCGTACCTGTTCGGCGGCATGGTGGGTTCCCTGGACCACATCCTGGCATCTCCTGCAGCTGCCGAGGCCGTCACCGGAACCGACATCTGGAACATCAACTCCGTGGAGTCCGTCGCACTGGAGTACAGCAGGTATAACAACAATGTGACCAACTACTATGCCGCGGACGAGTTCCGGGCCAGCGACCACGATCCTGTGGTGGTGGGCCTGAACCTGACCACGGAAGCACCCGCAAGCGTTGACCTGCAGTTCCTGGGGATCAACGACTTCCACGGCCGCATCGACACCAACACCGTGCTCTTTGCCGGAACGGTGGAGAAGCTCCGCGCGGCAGCTGCCCCCGGCGCTACGGCCTTCATCTCGGCCGGCGACAACATCGGCGCCTCGCTCTTCGCTTCATCAGTGGCGAAGGACCAGCCCACCATCGACGTCCTGAACGCCCTGGAGCTGCAGGCTTCCGCTGTGGGCAACCACGAGTTCGACGGCGGCTGGCAGGACCTGCGCGACCGCGTCGTCGCCGGAGGTACCAACGCAAAGTTCGCGTACCTCGGTGCGAACGTCTACCAAAAGGGCACCACCACGCCGGTATTGCCGGAGTACAAGGTGCTGGATATGAACGGCATGCGGGTGGCCGTCATCGGCACTGTCACCCAGGAAGTTCCTTCCCTGGTGACCCCAGCCGGAATCTCGGACCTCGAATTCGGGGATCCTGTGGAGGCCATCAACCGGGTTGCCGCGAAGATCAAGGCCGACGATCTGGCCGACCTCATCATCGTGGAAAACCACGACGGCGCCGCGTCCGGCACTCCTGAGGGTGCCACGCTGGAGCAGGAAGTTGCCGCGGGCGGACCCTTCGCCAAGCTGGTCAACGAATCCACTCCCGACGTTGCTGCCATCTTCACCGGACATACCCACAAGGAATACGCCTGGGACGCACCGGTACTGGACGCCAACGGCCAGCCGACCGGCAAGACCCGTCCCATCGTTCAGACCGGTAATTACGGCGAGAACGTGGGCAGCGTGACGCTCACTGTGGACACCGCCAGCAAGTCGGTAACCGCATACAAGGCCGCAATCGTGGATCGGACCACCGACACCGCGGAAAGCCTGGTTGCTGCCTACCCGCGGGTGGCTGCAGTGAAGACCATTGTGGACAAGGCACTGGCCCAAGCTGCTGAAATCGGCAACCAGCCCGTTGGCGCAGTGACTGCCGATATCACCACCGCCTTCACTCCGGATCCTGCCGGCGGCGCCCCCAAGCGGGACGATCGCGCGAACGAATCCACGCTGGGCAACCTGGTGGCGGACTCCCTGGTGGAGACGCTCAAGGCACCCGAACTGGGTGCGGCGGAAATCGGCGTCGTGAACCCCGGCGGCCTGCGTAACGAGCTCTACTACGCCCCGGATGGCACCATCACCTACGCCGAGGCCAACGCGGTCCTGCCGTTCGTGAACAACCTGTGGACCACGTCCCTGACAGGTGCCCAGTTCAAGACGCTCCTGGAGCAGCAGTGGCAGACCAACGCTGACGGAACCGTGCCCAGCCGCCCCTACCAGCAGCTTGGCCTGTCCAAGAACATCAACTACACCTACGACGCCGCCCGTCCGGCAGGGGACCGCATCACCGGCATCTGGGTGAACGGCGCCGTCATCGATCCCTCGAAGCAGTACAGGATCGGCACGTTCAGCTTCCTTGCCACCGGTGGTGACAACTTCCGGATCTTCAAAGAAGGCAGCAACACCAAGGACACCGGACTGGTGGACCGGGACGCCTGGATCAAATACCTGCAGGAGCACAAGCCGGTGTCGCCGGACTTTGCCCGCCGTTCCGTCGCTGTGGTGAACTCCACCACAGCCGGGGTCAAGGCCGGCGAACCCATCACACTGGCTGTCTCCAAGCTGAACCTGACATCGATCGGCAGCCCCGCCAACGCCACCCTCAACGCCGTCTTTGTTGACAGCAAGGGTGTTGCGGTGACGCTCGGATCCGTACCGGTAACAGCAGGTGCAGCCACGGTGGACCTCAAGGTCCCCGCTTCGGCAGCGGCCGGCACTGGCACGTTGGTGCTCACCGCCGTCGAAAGCGGAACCGTGGTGAAGGCGCTGGTGAAGGTGGCTGAAAGCGGCCCGAACCCGCCACAGTGCACCGCCCCTACCAAGCCGTCCAAGTGGTACGACATCGTGGGCTGGCTGCGGTATGCGTTCGCCTGGTTGGAGTACCAGAGGTGCCTGCGGGGCTAG
- a CDS encoding PadR family transcriptional regulator, which yields MSIRHSLLALLQDQPRYGYELRVEFEDRTGAAWPLNIGQVYTTLDRLERDGLVSKDGDDGGGHVIYSITDAGAGEVEAWFGGAVDRGAPPRNEIAIKLALAVTLPGVDTSAVIQSQREVSVRALQEHTLARKAVSANQRSVDTAGLLVLDSLIFQAEAEVRWLDLCEARMVQSQANGGAN from the coding sequence ATGTCCATCCGGCACAGCCTGCTGGCCCTGCTCCAGGACCAGCCCCGGTACGGCTATGAGCTGCGCGTCGAATTCGAGGACCGGACCGGTGCGGCCTGGCCGCTGAACATCGGACAGGTTTACACCACCCTGGACCGCCTTGAGCGCGATGGCCTGGTCAGTAAAGACGGCGACGACGGCGGCGGCCACGTCATCTACAGCATCACTGACGCCGGTGCTGGGGAAGTCGAGGCTTGGTTTGGCGGCGCCGTGGACCGTGGCGCCCCGCCGCGGAACGAGATCGCCATCAAACTGGCCCTTGCCGTCACGCTGCCCGGTGTGGATACCTCCGCGGTGATCCAATCCCAGCGTGAGGTGTCCGTCAGGGCGTTGCAGGAGCACACGCTGGCGAGGAAGGCAGTGTCCGCCAACCAACGTTCCGTGGACACCGCCGGGCTGCTGGTGCTTGATTCCCTGATTTTCCAAGCCGAAGCTGAAGTGCGCTGGTTGGATCTGTGTGAAGCGCGCATGGTGCAGTCGCAGGCCAACGGCGGAGCCAACTAG
- a CDS encoding VOC family protein produces the protein MPKPDITPGAPCWIDLMTSDTEKAKTFYSALFGWTYETGDEEKYGGYITALKDGRMVAGIMAKQADMGAMPDVWSTYLRTDDIKATTEAAAAHGGQVYLEPMEVPEQGSMAMYGDASGASIGAWEFGEMTGYELAAEAGAPAWHELLSKDYEAAVTFYQEVFGWDTDVMSDTPEFRYTTLGAGDDAKAGIMDASGFLPEQVPSMWSVYFAVEDTDATVEQATALGATITQPAEDTPFGRLATVQDPTGAVFKVIQDLGQTA, from the coding sequence ATGCCTAAGCCTGACATCACTCCCGGCGCACCCTGCTGGATTGATCTGATGACGTCCGATACTGAGAAAGCGAAGACGTTCTACAGTGCGCTTTTCGGCTGGACGTATGAGACCGGGGATGAGGAAAAGTACGGCGGCTACATCACGGCGTTGAAGGACGGCCGGATGGTGGCGGGCATCATGGCGAAGCAGGCTGACATGGGCGCCATGCCGGATGTCTGGTCCACCTACCTGCGCACCGATGACATCAAGGCAACCACCGAGGCAGCAGCCGCCCACGGAGGCCAGGTGTATCTGGAACCCATGGAAGTCCCCGAACAGGGCAGCATGGCCATGTACGGTGATGCCTCAGGCGCGTCCATCGGCGCTTGGGAGTTCGGTGAAATGACGGGATACGAGCTGGCGGCTGAGGCCGGTGCTCCCGCGTGGCATGAACTCCTTTCCAAGGATTACGAGGCAGCGGTCACGTTCTACCAAGAGGTCTTTGGCTGGGACACGGACGTCATGAGCGATACTCCGGAGTTCCGGTACACCACCCTTGGCGCCGGAGACGACGCCAAGGCGGGCATCATGGATGCCTCCGGTTTCCTTCCGGAACAGGTCCCCTCCATGTGGAGCGTCTACTTCGCTGTGGAGGACACGGACGCCACCGTGGAGCAAGCCACGGCCCTGGGCGCTACCATTACCCAACCTGCAGAGGACACTCCGTTTGGTCGTTTGGCGACGGTGCAGGACCCCACGGGAGCTGTTTTCAAAGTTATCCAGGACTTGGGCCAAACGGCCTAG
- a CDS encoding septum formation family protein — protein MHHFSRRLRTAAVLGMASIALAGCSLISSGDAKRDDSGKPTESSKADAFKVKLGDCIANPDSQEVMDVTIIPCDQSHDLEAYALTNMDASAFPGDTEVGTKAEEYCGAQFAPFVGLPFEESELDVTFLHPTSDSWKNGDREIVCLIGGAAGAATTGTLKGAAK, from the coding sequence ATGCACCACTTTTCACGACGACTGAGGACCGCTGCCGTACTGGGCATGGCGTCGATCGCGCTGGCGGGCTGTTCGTTGATCAGCAGCGGCGACGCCAAGCGGGATGACTCAGGAAAGCCTACGGAATCGTCCAAAGCCGATGCCTTCAAGGTGAAGTTGGGCGACTGCATCGCCAATCCGGACAGCCAGGAAGTTATGGATGTCACCATCATTCCGTGCGATCAGAGCCACGACCTCGAGGCCTACGCACTGACCAACATGGACGCGTCTGCGTTCCCCGGCGACACTGAGGTGGGCACCAAGGCTGAAGAGTACTGCGGTGCCCAGTTCGCGCCATTTGTTGGCTTGCCGTTCGAGGAATCCGAGCTCGACGTCACCTTCCTCCACCCCACCAGTGATTCCTGGAAAAACGGAGACCGCGAGATCGTCTGCCTGATCGGTGGCGCAGCCGGAGCCGCCACCACAGGGACCCTGAAGGGCGCTGCCAAGTAA